A region from the Brassica napus cultivar Da-Ae chromosome C8, Da-Ae, whole genome shotgun sequence genome encodes:
- the LOC106415922 gene encoding uncharacterized protein LOC106415922, whose translation MEEYSASATTVSFDRPIPLLRGPIPAGGSESGQYVLAFRSLDSWAAAYKRCEAQIKEQCEEGARIGCAVSASNNCKPPWWRSLGGAVVDMREREKCEEREFKECLVAAKDKCSGFAKEKCSAAFLDARIAVETEVEGLIWLASMPEDSSWWLGSLVQARCKTSRRARDLLLKQQKQSHATY comes from the coding sequence ATGGAAGAATACTCAGCGTCGGCGACCACCGTTTCGTTCGACCGTCCGATACCGTTGCTCCGGGGACCCATACCTGCCGGGGGATCGGAATCAGGTCAATACGTTCTAGCCTTCCGATCCCTGGATTCATGGGCTGCCGCTTACAAGCGTTGCGAAGCCCAAATCAAGGAGCAGTGCGAGGAAGGTGCCAGAATTGGGTGCGCCGTCTCCGCGTCCAACAACTGTAAGCCTCCGTGGTGGCGGAGCTTAGGCGGCGCGGTCGTGGACATGAGGGAACGAGAAAAATGCGAAGAGCGGGAATTCAAGGAATGCTTGGTTGCGGCCAAGGACAAGTGCTCGGGATTCGCCAAAGAAAAGTGCTCTGCTGCGTTTCTAGACGCACGAATCGCGGTGGAGACGGAGGTTGAGGGATTGATCTGGCTAGCGTCAATGCCGGAGGACAGCAGCTGGTGGTTGGGTTCACTGGTTCAGGCAAGATGCAAAACCAGCCGCAGAGCCAGAGATCTTCTTCTGAAACAACAAAAGCAATCGCATGCTACTTATTAG
- the LOC106415923 gene encoding guanine nucleotide-binding protein subunit gamma 1, with protein MELEDGDARGKHRILAELGRVEEEVRFLEKELEELGQTDTVPTVCEELLCLIEKAPDPLLPLTNGPLNLGWDRWFQGPDGGDGCRCFML; from the exons ATGGAACTGGAAGATGGTGATGCACGGGGGAAGCACAGGATCCTTGCTGAGCTTGGCCGCGTCGAAGAGGAAGTCAGATTCTTGGAG AAAGAGTTGGAAGAGCTCGGGCAGACTGATACCGTACCAACCGTGTGTGAGGA GCTGCTCTGTCTCATCGAGAAAGCACCCGACCCTCTCTTGCCACT GACCAATGGGCCTTTGAACTTGGGATGGGACCGGTGGTTTCAAGGACCAGATGGGGGAGATGGCTGCAGATGCTTTATGCTTTGA
- the LOC106415860 gene encoding cytokinin dehydrogenase 6 (The RefSeq protein has 7 substitutions compared to this genomic sequence), whose translation MKYLHACFLRKRNMIIVRSFTILLLLSCIAFKLACCFSSSISSLKALPLVGHLEFEHVHPASKDFGNRYQLLPLAVLHPKSVSDIASVIRHIWMMGPHSQLTVAARGRGHSLQGQAQTRHGIVIHMESLQPQKLQVHGVGGGPTPFVDVSGGELWINILHETLKYGLAPKSWTDYLHLTVGGTLSNAGISGQAFRQGPQISNVHQLEVVAGKGEILNCSERQNSDLFHGVLGGLGQFGIITRARIALEPAPTMVKWMRVLYLDFAAFARDQERLISSDDDKFDYIEGFVIINRTGLLDSWRLSFTPEDPVEASQFKSDGRNLYCLEVAKYFKLDEDRKDVMNQEVKESLSELSYISSTLFSSEVTYQEFLDRVHVSEMKLRSKGQWEVPHPWLNLLVPRSRVNEFAKGVFGNILTDTSNGPVIVYPVNKSKWDNRSSAVTPEEEEIFYLVAILTSAVPGSTGKDGVDQIVKRNQRILEFSEAAGLGLKQYLPHYTTRHEWRSHFGPKWDDFVRRKSRYDPFAMLAPGQRIFEKSPVVSPHSS comes from the exons ATGAAGTATCTACATGCATGCTTCCTCAGAAAAAGAAACATGATTATAGTAAGAAGTTTCACCATCTTACTACTACTCAGCTGCATAGCCTTTAAGTTAGCTTGCTGCTTCTCTAGCGGCATCTCTTCGTTGAAAGCCCTTCCCCTAGTAGGCCACTTGGAGTTCGAACATGTCCATCCCGCCTCCAAAGATTTTGGAAACCGGTACCAGCTGCTTGCTTTGGCGGTCTTGCATCCCAAATCCGTAAGCGACATCGCCTCGGTGATACGACACATATGGATGATGGGGCCTCATTCACAGCTCACGGTGGCAGCGAGAGGCCGTGGACATTCACTCCAAGGCCAAGCACAGACTAGACATGGAATTGTTATCCACATGGAATCACTACAGCCTCAGAAGCTGCAGGTCCACGGCGTGGGTGGTGGTCCTACTCCGTTCGTTGATGTGTCTGGTGGTGAGCTGTGGATAAACATTTTGCACGAGACCCTAAAGTACGGGCTTGCACCAAAATCATGGACGGACTACCTACATTTAACTGTTGGTGGTACTCTGTCCAATGCTGGAATCAGCGGCCAGGCATTCCGACACGGGCCGCAGATCAGCAATGTTCATCAACTGGAG GTTGTTGCAGGAAAAGGTGAGATTTTAAACTGTTCAGAGAGACAGAACAGCGACCTGTTTCATGGAGTTCTTGGTGGGTTAGGTCAGTTTGGCATCATAACAAGGGCAAGAATAGCATTGGAACCAGCACCAACCATG GTCAAATGGATGAGAATGTTGTACCTGGATTTTGCAGCTTTTGCGAGGGACCAAGAGCGCCTGATTTCGTCAGATGATGACAAATTCGATTACATCGAAGGTTTTGTGATAATAAACAGGACGGGACTGCTGGACAGCTGGAGGTTATCCTTCACACCAGAAGACCCTGTAGAGGCCAGCCAATTCAAATCTGATGGTAGGAATCTCTACTGTCTGGAAGTGGCCAAGTACTTTAAGCTGGATGAAGACGGGAAAGATGTAATGAACCAg GAAGTGAAGGAATCATTATCTGAACTAAGCTACATCTCGTCGACACTGTTTTCATCGGAGGTAACGTACCAAGAATTCTTGGACAGGGTACATGTCTCTGAGATGAAGCTGCGGTCGAAAGGGCAGTGGGAAGTTCCACATCCATGGCTGAATCTGCTAGTGCCAAGGAGCAGAGTCAATGAATTTGCTAAAGGTGTGTTCGGAAACATCCTAACCGATACAAGCAACGGGCCAGTCATAGTCTACCCAGTCAACAAGTCAAA GTGGGACAATAGAAGTTCAGCGGTGACACCGGAGGAGGAAGAGATATTCTACTTGGTGGCGATCCTTACATCGGCTGTTCCGGGGTCGACGGGGAAAGATGGAGTCGACCAAATTGTAAAGCGGAACCAAAGGATACTTGAATTCAGTGAAGCAGCAGGTTTAGGGCTGAAGCAATACCTGCCCCATTACACAACCCGACACGAGTGGAGATCCCACTTTGGTCCTAAGTGGGATGATTTTGTGCGGAGAAAATCCAGATATGATCCCTTCGCAATGCTCGCGCCAGGCCAGAGAATTTTCGAGAAATGACCACTAGTCTCACCACACTCCTCATGA
- the LOC106415285 gene encoding acyl-CoA--sterol O-acyltransferase 1 — protein MVGALSHEAKRLTEAWGSVMVSLCYCFCVGKLVDKGVKRLILMAPVMILFFLVPLHLTTVHMIGTTGFFISWLANFKLYLFAFRNGPLSSPTLSLPIFLLVSCFPIKLQQLGNESKPKRHSVREGSLFYLVKALPLLLVIQSFRYTHLLPNKAVLLLYGFNMYFSLDLMLAVTASLVRAASSLELEPQFNEPYLATSLQDFWGKRWNLMVSEILRPTVYEPVLRLSVLPRKWASAPAALATFVVSGIMHELIFFYLGRLRPSWGLMSFFLLHGVCIMAEIALKKAIRRRWSLPTPVARTLTILFVFATGIFLFFPEFQRCKIDQKAFAEYAAVGTFLKKSVLGYSR, from the coding sequence ATGGTGGGGGCGTTGAGCCATGAAGCGAAGCGGTTGACTGAGGCGTGGGGTTCGGTGATGGTGTCCTTGTGTTACTGTTTCTGTGTTGGAAAATTGGTTGACAAGGGAGTCAAAAGGCTGATTCTGATGGCTCCAGTGATGatccttttctttttggttcCGCTCCATCTAACCACTGTGCATATGATCGGGACCACTGGTTTCTTCATCTCTTGGCTCGCCAACTTCAAGCTCTATCTATTTGCATTTCGAAACGGTCCTCTCTCCTCAcccactctctctctccctatcttcctcctcgtctcctgcttcCCCATCAAGCTTCAGCAGCTTGGTAATGAATCTAAGCCAAAGCGGCACAGCGTGAGAGAAGGTTCTTTGTTTTATCTAGTGAAGGCACTTCCTTTGCTTCTAGTCATCCAATCATTCCGTTACACCCACCTCCTCCCCAACAAAGCCGTGCTTTTGCTCTATGGTTTCAACATGTATTTCTCCCTCGACCTCATGTTAGCGGTCACCGCATCCCTGGTACGAGCCGCATCCAGCCTTGAGCTGGAGCCTCAGTTCAACGAGCCATACCTCGCCACATCGCTTCAGGATTTCTGGGGCAAACGATGGAATCTGATGGTCAGTGAGATCTTGCGCCCGACCGTCTACGAGCCGGTGCTAAGGTTGTCGGTGCTCCCCAGGAAATGGGCATCCGCTCCTGCGGCGTTGGCCACGTTCGTGGTTTCGGGGATAATGCACGAGCTCATATTCTTCTACTTGGGGAGGTTACGGCCGTCGTGGGGGCTGATGTCTTTCTTCCTCCTGCATGGAGTCTGCATCATGGCTGAGATCGCCCTCAAGAAGGCCATCAGAAGAAGATGGAGTCTTCCAACACCAGTGGCTCGGACTCTGACAATATTATTCGTCTTCGCCACTGGGATCTTCTTGTTCTTCCCGGAATTTCAGAGGTGCAAGATCGACCAAAAGGCCTTCGCTGAGTACGCAGCGGTAGGTACGTTTCTCAAGAAAAGCGTTCTAGGATACTCACGTTAG
- the LOC106415283 gene encoding protein transport protein SEC31 homolog B-like yields the protein MACIKGVGRSASVALAPDAPYMAAGTMAGAVDLSFSSSANLEIFKLDFQSDDRDLTLVGEIPSSERFHRLAWGKNGSGSEQFSLGLIAGGLVDGNIDLWNPLSLIGSQSALVGHLSVHKGPVRGLEFNAIAPNLLASAADDGEICIWDLAKPSEPSHFPLLKGSGSATQGEISFISWNRKVQQILASTSYNGTTAIWDLRKQKPIINFADSVRRRCSVLQWNPDIATQIMVASDDDSSPTLKLWDMRNTMSPVREFTGHQKGVIAMEWCPSDSSYLLTCAKDNRTICWDTNTAEIVAELPAGNNWNFDVHWYPKIPGVISASSFDGKIGIYNIEGCSRYGAEENNFSTAPLRAPKWYKRPVGSSFGFGGKLVSFHAKAPPKGSSSIPSEVFLHSLVTEQSLVSRTSEFEAAIENGDKTSLKSLCGKKSEETESEEEKEAWGLLKIMFEEEGTTREKLISHLGFSLPSVEEDHAVNGLSSDLNGIGLEDTAPEPVKINEAAAFAMDNGEDFFDNLPSKPDTPVSTSSKDFMPPDTDSSAKVEETQEIPEEEEEGSDKVFDDAIQRALAVGNYNEAVDQCISANKMADALVIAHVGGTALWESTREKYLKTSGAPYMKIVSAMVNNDLTSLIYTRSLKFWKETLALLCTFAQGEQWASLCDVLASKLMAAGNTLAAVFCYICAGNVDRTVEIWSRSLANDRDGRSYAELLQDLMEKTLVLALATGNKKFSASLCKLFESYAEILASQGLLTTAMKYLKVLDSGGLSPELSILRDRISLSAEPETNTAASGTKLQSTIPYNQEPTQAQPNVLSNPYDNQYRQPYTDSYGGGYVPSASHATMQQATMFMPHQAQPAPQPSYPPAPASNAQPSMRTTFVPSTPPALKNADQYQQPAVGFHSFTGSSNNAYPVPPAPNSYVPPGPSQVGQNLNPMMPQAVAPGAGAIGFTPMSAPGVAPRSVIGSVQPASPPMQQATPAPAAPPPTVQTADTSNVPAHQKPVVATLTRLYNETSEALGGARANPSKKREIEDNSKKLGALFVKLNSGDISKNAADKLAQLCHALDTHDFGAALQLQVLLTTSEWDECNFWLSTLKRMIKARQSVR from the exons CTCCCAGTCCGCACTCGTTGGACATCTATCGGTTCACAAAGGACCC GTTCGTGGTCTTGAGTTTAATGCAATCGCCCCAAATCTACTCGCCTCTGCGGCTGATGATGGCGAAATTTGCATTTGGGATTTAGCTAAGCCTTCGGAGCCTTCTCATTTTCCACTTCTAAAG GGTAGTGGTTCCGCCACGCAAGGCGAAATCTCATTTATATCGTGGAATAGAAAAGTCCAACAGATATTAGCATCTACCTCCTACAATGGGACTACTG CGATATGGGACTTGAGGAAGCAGAAGCCTATTATTAA CTTTGCAGATTCAGTTCGTCGCCGGTGCTCGGTTTTACAATGGAACCCTGACATTGCTACTCAGATTATGGTTGCATCAGATGACGACAGCTCACCTACTCTCAAG CTCTGGGACATGAGGAACACAATGTCACCTGTGCGCGAGTTTACTGGACACCAAAAAG GTGTGATTGCAATGGAGTGGTGTCCGAGTGACAGCTCATATCTTCTTACCTGTGCTAAGGACAACCGAACTATTTGCTGGGACACTAATACAGCAGAG ATTGTGGCTGAGTTACCTGCTGGCAACAATTGGAATTTTGATGTTCATTGGTACCCAAAGATACCTGGAGTTATATCTGCATCTTCATTTGACGGGAAAATTGGCATCTATAATATCGAG GGTTGCAGTCGCTATGGTGCTGAAGAGAATAATTTCAGTACTG CTCCTTTAAGAGCACCAAAATGGTATAAGCGCCCGGTTGGTTCATCTTTTGGATTTGGGGGAAAACTTGTATCGTTTCACGCAAAGGCGCCTCCGAAGGGGTCCTCAAGCATTCCGTCTGAG GTTTTTTTGCACAGCCTGGTAACTGAACAGAGTTTGGTGAGTCGAACTTCTGAATTTGAAGCCGCCATAGAAAATGGAGATAAGACTTCTCTAAAGAGTTTATGTGGGAAGAAATCTGAAGAGACTGA ATCCgaagaggagaaagaggcaTGGGGCTTGCTGAAAATCATGTTCGAAGAGGAAGGAACGACAAGGGAAAAGTTGATCAGCCATCTTGGCTTTAGTTTACCTTCTGTGGAAGAGGATCATGCAGTAAATGGGCTCTCGTCAGATCTGAATGGCATTGGATTAGAGGATACTGCACCTGAGCCTGTGAAAATTAACGAGGCAGCTGCATTTGCTATGGACAATGGAGAAGACTTTTTCGACAACCTTCCTTCTAAACCAGATACACCCGTATCTACATCCTCCAAAGATTTTATGCCTCCTGACACAGATTCTTCTGCCAAAGTGGAAGAAACTCAAGAAATAccagaagaagaggaagaaggttCTGACAAAGTATTTGATGATGCCATCCAGCGTGCTTTAGCTGTTGGAAATTACAATGAAGCGGTGGATCAGTGTATATCTGCAAATAAGATGGCTGATGCTTTAGTTATAGCTCATGTTGGTGGTACAGCATTGTGGGAGAGTACTCGTGAGAAATATTTGAAGACGAGTGGTGCACCTTACATGAag ATTGTTTCTGCGATGGTGAACAACGATCTCACGAGCCTTATCTATACAAGGTCACTTAAGTTCTGGAAAGAAACTCTTGCTCTCCTCTGTACT TTTGCACAAGGAGAACAATGGGCCAGCCTTTGCGATGTCCTTGCCTCAAAGTTGATGGCTGCTGGTAACACTTTGGCTGCAGTTTTCTGCTACATATGCGCAGGCAATGTTGACAGAACAGTAGAAATTTGGTCGAGGAGCCTTGCAAACGATCGCGATGGAAGATCTTATGCCGAGCTTCTTCAA GATCTTATGGAGAAGACTCTTGTCCTTGCTTTGGCAACTGGCAACAAAAAGTTCAGCGCATCTCTATGTAAACTATTTGAGAGTTATGCTGAAATATTGGCTAGCCAAGGGCTTCTTACAACGGCAATGAAGTACTTGAAAGTTCTTGATTCTGGTGGCTTGTCACCTGAACTTTCCATATTACGTGACCGTATTTCTCTTTCTGCAGAGCCTG AGACTAACACTGCAGCTTCAGGCACTAAGCTTCAAAGCACCATACCGTATAATCAG GAGCCAACTCAGGCGCAACCAAACGTTCTTAGTAACCCATATGATAATCAGTATCGGCAACCATACACTGATTCCTATGGTGGAGGATATGTCCCCTCGGCTTCACATGCAACGATGCAGCAAGCAACCATGTTTATGCCTCACCAAGCTCAGCCAGCTCCGCAG CCGTCTTATCCTCCGGCTCCTGCAAGCAATGCTCAGCCATCCATGAGAACCACTTTTGTTCCTTCAACTCCCCCTGCACTGAAAAACGCAGACCAATATCAGCAGCCAGCCGTTGGTTTTCATTCATTCACA GGATCATCCAACAATGCATACCCTGTTCCCCCCGCTCCAAATTCATATGTACCTCCTGGCCCCTCACAAGTTGGGCAAAATCTTAACCCAATGATGCCCCAAGCCGTTGCTCCAGGAGCTGGAGCCATAGGATTTACGCCTATGTCAGCTCCAGGAGTTGCTCCAAGATCTGTTATAGGTTCTGTGCAACCAGCAAGTCCTCCAATGCAACAGGCGACCCCTGCCCCTGCAGCTCCGCCACCAACTGTTCAGACTGCAGATACTTCCAACGTCCCAG CCCACCAGAAACCTGTGGTAGCAACTTTGACAAGGCTATACAATGAAACATCGGAAGCACTGGGAGGCGCACGTGCAAATCCTTCCAAAAAGCGTGAGATAGAAGACAACTCAAAAAAATTAGGTGCTCTGTTTGTGAAACTCAATAGCGGAGATATCTCCAAGAATGCTGCAGACAAACTCGCGCAGCTCTGCCATGCTCTGGACACTCATGACTTCGGTGCAGCCCTTCAGCTACAG GTACTTCTGACGACAAGCGAATGGGATGAATGCAACTTCTGGCTGTCGACGCTAAAGCGGATGATCAAGGCCAGGCAAAGTGTGCGGTGA